A stretch of DNA from Desulfurella amilsii:
CGGGTATTTTGGGCTTAATAGTTTACAAGCCTGTAAAACATTATTTGCTCTACAACGATAAAATTACTGTTATTTCTTTAATTATTGGCGGCATTATTATTATAGCCGTTGAATTATCCAAGAAAAAACCCACCATTAACAGCATAGATCAGCTTAGCGTAAAAAAAGCTATTTTACTTGGCTTTATTCAAGCGCTTGCTTTTATACCGGGCGTTTCACGATCTGGTGCTACAATTGTAGGTGGAATATTGCTTGGTATGGATAGAAAAACTTCTGTTGAGTTTTCATTTTTGCTTGCCATACCAACAATTTTAAGCGCTGGAGGATATGCGCTTTTCAAAGACCATGCGCAAATCACACACAGTGACTTTATGGCTATGGGTGTAAGCTTTGTCACGGCTTTAATATTTGCCATTATAAGCGTTAAGACTTTTTTGCACTTTATTTCTTCTAATAATCTAATGGTATTTGGCTTTTATAGGATAATAGTAGGCGCGGTTTATCTCATCTTCGCTTAAAGCTAAAACGGCTACCCTAAAAAGAGTAGCCTAAAAAATTATAAGTTTAGGGTTTCGTTTGGTTTTAGTATTACAACTTCACATGAAGTTTTAACAGCATTTTTAAATTCTTGTGGATCAGCACTAATTATATCCCATGTGTTGTAGTGGATAGGTAAAACTTTTTTCGGTTTTAAAAACTCTACAGCTTTTGCAGCGTCTTTAATACCCATTGTAAAATTATCACCAATAGGCAAAATCGCCAAATCAAGACCATTTTCGCCAATTAATTGCATATCCAAAAACAAACCTGTATCGCCAGAATGGTAGAATCTTTTACCATCAAGCTCAACCACAAAACCGCAAGGATTGCCAGTGTAGATTATTTTATCGCCTTCTATTACACTGCTACCGTGATGAGCAATGGTGAGTTTTACACAAAAAGAATCACTAAAACGCCTAAAGCCACCTATATACATAGGGTTAACTTTTTGCGCACCTTTTTGTTGACAATATATTGCAAGTTCAAATGGTGCTATAATGGTAGCTTGGTTGTTTTTTGCAATTTCTAGCGCATCTCCTATATGATCTGAGTGGCCGTGCGTTAAAAGAATGTAGTCTACTTTTACATCACTTGGCTTAACTGTTGCCTGAGGGTTTCCTGTTAAAAAAGGATCGACAATAACCGAAACGCTACCTTTTGCCAATACTGCCGAATGACCCAAATAGGTAAGTTGCATAGAGCACCTCCTTTTTATATTTTTCTACTGCCTGGCTTTACAAGTGGAATATTTTCTTTGCATAGTGGACAGTTTTGAGGTTCATAATTAACAATATTTAGTTTTATTAATGGAAAATAATCTAAATCCGTCTTAAATCCTCCGCCCCTATCCACAAGCGCTCCAATGCCTACGATATTTGATGAGTACTGTTTTGCAACATCGATTGTTTCATAAACGCTTTTGCCTGTTGTTACAACATCCTCTACAACAAGCACCCTTTCTTTTTTGTCTATAAAAAAGTTGCGCTTCATAGTAAGCACATTATCAACGCGCTCTGCGAATACACTTCTTGCGCCAAGATGACGTGCCACTTCGTACGAAACCAAAATGGCCCCCATAGCAGGACCAATAACAACATCGATTTGCTTATCTTTAAAATGCTCTGCTATTGATGCACAAAGCTTTTCTGCAAAATTTGGATACTGCAGCACAAGTGCCGATTGCAAATAATACTTGCTATGCAAACCGCTTGTTAGCTTAAAATGACCCTCTAGATAAGCACCACATTGTTTGTAAATATCCAGCGCTCCTTCCTGTGTTAACATTTACATTTCTCCTTTCATATTTTTAATACATTCAATTACCGCTTGTTTTGGATTTTGAGCTTTAATAATGGGTCTTCCAACAACAATATAATCTGCTTTGTTTTCGATGGCAAACCTGGGCGTGTTTGAGCGCTTTTGATCATCTTTTGAGTCGCCCATTCTAATACCTGGCGTAACTACAACAACATCATCAAAAGAGTCTTTTAAGAGTTTAGCTTCATTTGGTGAAGCTACAAAACCCCTAAGGCCAGCATCATAGGCATTTTTTGCCAAACCCAAAATTGTTTCACCCAGAGGTTTCTTTATAAACATACCACTTTCTAAACTATCTTCGTCCATACTTGTTAAAATTGTAATACCAAGCAGTATAGGGCCTGCCTTACCCGTTTGATCTTCAAAGCGCTTCTTGCCAGCAATTGCTGCCTCAATCATAAGCTTTGTGCCTATTGTATGAAGCGATAGCATTGATGCACCAAGCATGCAGGCCTGATAAACAGCCAATTCTACAGTATTTGGTATATCAAAAAATTTCAAATCCAAAAAAAACCTTTTATTTTTAGACTTTATATAGTCAATAATTTTAAAACCATAACCAATAAACGGTGCAAGCCCAATTTTGTAAGTCAACACCTCATCACCTAACTCATCTACAATTGAGCATGCTTGTTCAAACGTATCTACATCAAGGGCAACAATCAACCTATCTTTCATAATGTGCTCCTATACAATCGAGTATTGCGTTTACAATCGCTTTTGACACATCATCGCCGTATTCTTTTGCAATTTCCACTGCTTCGTTTATAACAATGCTTTTAGGTAAATTACTGTATAATAGCTCAAAAGCACCTACCTTAAGGATGCTTATATCAAGGTGGTTAAGTTTTTCATATTCCTCTGAGCATTGCTTGATAAAATTTTCAATTTTGTCTTCAACTCTTATGATACTTTGCACTAACAACTCTAAATCCTCTTTTTCTTTTGGGTTTTTAATCTTTGTCAAACTAAATAAAAATTCGCCCAATGTAAAAGAATCATTTAGTGTTTTTGCATATATAAATTTCATCGCCTCGCTTCTAACTGCCCTTCTAGACATAATCTATATTGCTTCAAACAGACTCATCATCTCAAGCAAAGCAACTGCTGCATCAAAGCCTTTGTTGCCCATTTTAGTACCAGCGCGCTCAATAGCTTGATCTATTGTGTCTGTGGTCAAAACACCGTACGAAACAGGCATTTTTGCTTTTTGGGCCACTTGCGCAATGCCCTTTGTAGTCTCTTGAGCTATAAAGTCAAAATGTGGTGTTGCACCTCTTATAATTGCGCCAAGGCACAGTATCCCGTCAAAATCTTTATCAACAAGCTTTGAGAGCAAGATTGGGATTTCAAAAGCACCAGGCACTTTATAGACGGTTATGTTATCTTTACTGCCATCGTTTCTTACAATTGCATCAAGCGCCCCTTCAAGCAACTTATCTGAGATAAAACTATTAAACCTGCTGACTATAATAGCTATCTTTTTACCTTTTGCACTAAGCAGACCCTCGATATATTTCATATTAGACTCCTTAAACATTGTTTAATATATGACCCATTTTTGTTTTTTTAACGGATAAATAGCATCTATTTACATCATTTGGTTCAATTTCTATAGGTACGCGTTCTACTACCTCTAAACCATAACCCCTAAGAGCTACAATCTTTTTGGGATTGTTTGTCATAAGTCTCATTTTTCTAACACCCAAATCAACCAGCATCTGTGCACCTATGCCGTAATTTCTTAAATCTGCTTTAAAGCCCAACTTTTCGTTTGCCTCCACTGTATCGTAGCCTTCATCTTGAAGCTTGTAGGCTTTAATCTTATTGGATAGGCCAATGCCTCTGCCTTCTTGTTGCATGTAGATCACTACACCTTTGCCTGCTCTTTCTACCATTTTCATAGCTGTGTGCAATTGGTCTCCACAATCACACCTTAGAGAGCCCAAAATATCACCAGTTAAGCAAGATGAGTGAACTCTAACCAACACTGGCTCATCTGGGCTAATATGGCCTTTTACTAACGCCACATGCTCATAATTATCTATAGAGTTTGTATAAACTACTATCTCAAAATCGCCATACTTTGTAGGTAAATGCGCGCTTGCCTGCCTTTTGACAAGTTTTTCTGTACGCATCCTGTATTCAATAATATCTGCAATTGTGGCTATTTTAATGTTATGTTGCTTTGCAAACCCAATCAACTGCTCTGTGCGCGCCATTGTGCCATCTTCGTTCATAATCTCACAAATCGCAGCTGCGGGAATCAAACCAGCCATTTTAGCCAGATCCACACTGCCTTCCGTATGTCCTGTTCTAACAAGCACACCGCCTTTTTTTGCAATCAATGGAAATACATGGCCAGGCTTTACAAAATCTTCTGGTTTTGCACCTGGTTTTATGGCTGTTTGAATAGTAAGCGCTCTGTCTGCTGCAGAAATACCAGTTGTAGTGCCGTATTTTGCATCAATTGACACAGTAAAAGCGGTCCTAAAAGGATCTTCGCTTTCTACCATTAAATCCAAATCAAGTCTATCCAAAATTTGCTTTTCGGCAGGAAAACAAATAAGACCACGCGCGTACTTTGCCATAAAATTTATTGCCTCTTGCGTTGCAAATTGTGCAGCAATGGCTAAATCACCTTCATTTTCTCTGTCTTCATCATCTACCAATATTATCATTCTGCCCGATTTTATTTCTTCTATAGCCTCTTGCGTGGTACAAAAGCAAGAATTTAGACTTGCTGGAAGGTTTTTGTTGTCTTCCATTTTGATAGACGTCAATGTTTTATCAACAGTATTAGTTTTCGTTTCCATAATCACTTCACCTCTTTCAAGTTTTTTAAATAATTCTCTATGTATTTGCCAAAATAATCTGCCTCAATGTTTAATTTATATGCTGATTTTCTAAATTTCAATGCAGTGTTTTCAAAAGTATGGGGAATTACAGCAATCTCAAAGTAACTTTCTGCTAAACTGGCAATGGTAAGACTTACCCCATCTATACATACTGACCCTTTTAAAATTACATAGTTTTTAATATCCCTTGCTAATTCAACCCTTAAAATATAAAACTCACCAGTGTTTTTTATAGATAGCAGTCTAGCCGTGCAATCCACATGACCAAGCACAATGTGACCAGACAATCTATCAGAAAGCCTTAATGCCCTTTCTAAATTCAAATATTCACCTACACTTGCAAATTTTAAGTTTGTTGTATCAAGCGTTTCTTTTGATAAATCAGCCCAAAAACCAAAGGATTCAAGCTTTGTGCACGTTAAGCATGCACCATTTACGGCAATAGAGTCGCCTACTTTTAAATCATCAAGTATATTTTTTGACTCGATTAAAATACTCAAACCGCCGCTTTTTTCACGAATAGATTTTACATGACCAACCTCTTCAACAATACCCGTAAACATTAAAAATCACCTTCAACAATTATATCATTGCCAATTCTTCTACACGTATAGGTTTTTAGATTCTTTACTTCAGAAAAATCCGAGGCTGCCTGAGAACCTATTACATTAAAAGCGCCATAGGAGCCCGTAATTTTTGGTGCGTAGAATAAATGCGCTTTATCGTACAAATTAGCACTCAAAAATGAACCATGAATGCGAGAGCCTCCTTCAACCAAAACACTGCAAATATCTCTTTCCAATAGTTTTTTTGATAAATCAATCAAATCTATGCCATCACCAGATAAAGCGCATTCTATAATATTCACGCCCATTGATTGCAGTATAGATTTTTTATTTAAATCGCTTGAAGCTCTTGTAGCTATGTAAATATTTGTGGGATTAAAACTAAATATTTTAGCAGAAAGAGGTATTTTTAAAAAAGCATCCAGTACAATGCGCTTTGGCTGATTACAGCGCTTTATTCGGCAATTCAAAAGCGGGTCGTCCATCAAAATCGTGTTTATACCCACTAAAACACCATTGTATCTGCTTCTTAGCCTATGTACATACTCAAGGGATTCTGTGGAAGTAATGTAGCGCGATACACCGCCTTTAATGGATATACATCCATTCAGCAACATAGCTGCCTTCATTGCATAAAACGGTCTTTGTTTAGTGATATTTGTAATAAATATTTCATTAAGTTTACAGCAGGCTTCTTCTAAACAACCAACTGTTACATCTAAGCCTTTTCCTTTTAAAAATTGAACTGAACCACTTGCTGTTTTGTTTACATCAAGCATTCCAATAACAACGCGCTTTATATGCGAATTTAGTATTGCAAGCGAACAGGGGGGAGTTTTACCATAGTGATTGCAAGGCTCAAGCGTAACATACATTGTAGCGCCATTAAGCAAAGATTTGTCAGAGACGCTTTTGATTGCGACCACCTCAGCGTGGTCAAGCCCTGCCTTTTTATGATAGCCTTTGCCAATTATTTTGCCGTCTTTTACAATAACAGCACCTACAGCTGGGTTTGGACACGTTTTATATAAACCTTTTTTTGCAAGTTCTATAGCTTTTTTCATAAACATTTCATCTGTATTCACAATTAGAAAATACTAAACTATAAAAGTTTTGTCAAATTTTACAAAAATACAAAAGGCTTTAGCGCACGTAGAAAAAATTAAAGTCCAATACCTTTTTGCCTGGGTTTAAATTGCTCTTTAAAATGTTATAAGGATATAAATATCTCCCAATGTATCTTCTTTTAACCGTTAATGTTTTAATATCTCCGTTGCAAAGCTATGCAGTGGTTATAAATATCTGCGGATATATTTATAAGTCCGTGCAGGCTTTTAAGCCTTTTGGTTTTATATAGTTTATATTTATAAGTTTTAATCACCTTTGCTCCACAATTAACAAAAGCAAATATAATGCAATTAAAAACTTATTGCCTTATATCCCCATAGCTATAGGCTTGTGGGCTTTGCGGCAATTATCGGTAAAGAAAACCTCCACTTTGCCATATCAGTCTGGGTAAATGGATGCATGCAAGCGGTTATCTTATAAATAGTCCTGAAAGAAAAGATCGTTGTGCTCGTGTAGCTGCAAGCGTTGCATACAAGCTTGTAGAAGAACTAAATAAATGGCGCAGGGCAAATACAGCGAAAACATCGCATGGTTTGCATCAGGAAAAGTGTGCATCACAGCACAATTCAACTGCGCAGAATGTCACGGTGCAAAAATTCCAAAACCACCTACATCGCTTAAAAAACTCTAAAGGGGCAGTGAAAAGACTTCATTAAAGGCATTTTAGGAAGCATTGCTGTACTTTCATTTATACCTCTTCTAATAGTTTTTGATCAAAAAATGAGTGAAACGCTATTGAAAAAGCTTAAAGCGATAATTACAAGATGAATTAGATACCTATTTTGTGTAATCAATGCGATAATCCCCTTTGTGTTTGGACGTGCCCAACAGGTGCTAGTTACAAACGCTCAAGCGATGGCATTGTGTTGTGGACTTTAATAAGTGTATTGGGTGTAAAGCTTGTATGGAAGTATGCCCTATGCATGCAAGAAACTTTAGTGATTTAAATAAAACAAACTCTCTAGTTTCTTAAATATTAAAAGAAGCTACATCCTACCATGTTTTAAAGTCGCAAGATGGAACCCTAATTAACGTTTATTATACACAAGATGTTTCCCTATAAAGCTATAGCACTTAGTTTTTTTGCTATGTGTTATAGCTTTTTCATTTATAGCCCTATCTTTTTAACGAAAAATCAATTATAATTTAATAATATAATGACTTAATTACTGTAAGATATTTTTGCAGGAGGTTTTGAAATGTTAAAGCGCATTTTTTTCGTTGCCGTTTCCTTGATGCTGTTTGGTTTCAATTTAGCTATGGCAAAAGTCGGTGTTATGTCAACTTCACAGGTGGCCTCTCTGGTTGGTAAAAAGAATGTAGTTATAGTAGACGCTAGAGATACAAAAGCTTACCTGCAATCTCATTTACCAGATGCCATAAGTTTGCCATCTACCGGTCCCTTATTTGCTATGAAATTTCCAAACGTAAAAGCAAGGAGTATTGCACAAAATCAACAGATACAACACGCTTTATCGGAACTTGGTATGATGCCAAACAACACAGCAATAGTTTATGCTGGGGGTAGAAAAGGTGCTTTTTTCCTTACCAATGCTACTAGGGTAATGTTGGCACTTCATTGGGCTGGAGTTAAGAATGTATATTATATGAATGGTGGCATTGAAAAATGGGTAGATGAAAAAAGACCTATTCAACACAATGTGTTTAAGCTACCAAAATCGCATTTTGTAATTGAACACAACAATCCACACACCTACTGTTTTAGCAATTTTGTAGCTTGGGCTGTCAATAATGAAAATAGAATTCAGATTGTAGATGCAAGGCCTCTCAATCAGTACACAGGAGAACTTACAAGCGATAAGCGTCTTGCCAGACACGGGCATATCAAAGGCGCCATTGATTTGCCAGCATCTGAATACATGAAAAAAGTCAATAACTACTATGTTTTAAAAACACCATTAGAAATTGGAACAATGTTTAAGAAAGGCGGTGTGGATTTAAATAAACCAATTATTTCCTACTGCAACACAGCAAGACTAGGCAGCGGTTTATGGTTTGTAGCAAACGCCTTATTCAATGACAAACTAGTGTGGGTTTACAACGGCTCAATGGTAAGCGCATCAAGAAATCCAAATATACCAATAGTTAAAGGCTCAAACCCTTTTTGATCTTTAATGCCTTGCGATAAGCAAGGCATACTTTTTTAAATCAACTTTTAATTTATTAAATAAAAAATACAAAAAAGTAATCCAGAAAACATTGTATTTTATTAATTATTTAGTAAAATGTACCTTAGATATTTATTTAGGAGGTTTAAAAACGTGAGAAAAAGCGTTATTTCTCTAGCAGCTATTTGTTGTGCTTCTTTTTTGGCTTATGGTTGCTCCACAGCACCTAAAAAGCCGATTGCTGCAAAACCAGCACCGCCAAAGCAAGAGGTTCAAAAACCAACTACTACACCTGCGCCTACCCCCATTACAACACCATCTGTAAGTGAAGAGCAAATGCTAAAAGAAATCTTCCAGCGCATTCACTTTAATTTCAACAAAGCTAACCTAACTCATATTGACAAATGGGGCATTAACCAGGATGTGCCAAAATCTTTAGACGGCATATCAGACTATATGGCAAAACATCCTGATATCAAAGTTAAAATTGAAGGTAACTGCGACGAGCGTGGAACGGAAGCCTACAACCTAGCCCTAGGCCAAAGAAGGGCAGACTCAGCAAAGAATTATCTTGTAATGCATGGAATATCAGCAGACAGAATTGAAACGCTGAGCAATGGTAAACTAAAACCAGTGGATCCGGCACAAAACGAATACGCTTGGGCTAAAAATAGAAATGACCAGTTTGTAATTTTAAATAAGTAGGAGCATCCTGCCCCTACTTGAAGAATTGATGGAGGTATGCTCATCATTTTAAAATATAAGCCGCCTTTTAAAATTAATCAAACTAATTTTACTTTCATTTTACATTAAAGGATTTAATCTCTTTCTAGGTTTCCAATAGGAGGTGTTACTTTATGTTTAAGAAACTTTTAGCTTCTTTAGTGGTAATGGGTCTTATGGCTTCACCCGCACTTGCAGCAACAAAAAAGGTTGAAAAACCAAAAGTAGAAAAGAAAGTTGTTAAGAAAACACCAGTTAAAAAGGCAGTAGCTAAAAAAGCTCCTGTAAAGAAAGCTGTAAAGAAATAACTCAAGGAGAATTATTTTATGCCAAAAGAAAAACCAAAACCAAAGCCAAAAGGCAAGTAATTTCAATTTCTTTGTATGCCGGCCAAAAGCCGGCCATACTTGGTTAACTTTTTAACATTATATAAAAAAGTTTTTGTAATTTCAGTTAATTTCTCTTTCAATAGGCTAAAATTCTAACCAAAAAGTCTTATAAATATTTTAAAAATTCACAATTGGGAGCTAAAATTGCACAATGTGATTTTTTGTATTTGGCTCCACTTGCGAAATCAATATACTATAATTTGGTATTTGAAATTTATAGCGCAAAAGAGGGTTATATAATGAGCTAAATTGTACATGTAAATAAGGCAGTGTACCCTTCTATAAGCAAAAAAGATAGTCAAATTGAATTCGCGACTTTCCTTTACGTTACATTTCTGGCTATCTTTTTTTATTAAAACACATACTTATTTTGCTAATAACGCAGACTAAGTCCGATTTAGCTATCCTTTTGCTCCTTTACATTTGATATCGATTTGCCAATTTCTCTTAAGATATCAAGTGGTATTGGTAAGATTGTAGTGGTATTGTTTGTTGAAGAAATCTCATTTAAGGTTTGTAAATATCGAAGTTGGAGCGCTATAGGGTTTTGTGATATAATGCGCGCTGCTTCGTTTAATTTTTCTGCTGCTTGATATTCACCATCTGCGTTTATGACTTTTGCACGCCTGTCACGCTCTGCTTCTGCCTGGCGCGCCATTGCTCTTTGCATATCTTGAGGCAAATCAATTTGTTTTAGTTCAACAAGCGTTACCTTTACACCCCATGCATCTGTGTGTTTATCAAGAATTTCTTGAATTTCTGAGTTTACTTTTTCTCTTTCTGAAAGTAGTTTATCAAGTTCAGCCTGACCGCAAACACTCCTTAGCGTTGTTTGTGCAAGCTGCTCTACTGCGTAGGCGTAATTTTTTATTTGAACGACGGCGTTTAGTGCATTTACAACCTTAAAATATACAACAGCATTTATTTTGATTGTTATATTATCTTTTGTAATAACATCCTGTGGTTGCACTTCAAGTGTATTAATTCTTAAAGATATTTTTGCCATTCTATCAATAATTGGCCACAAAATAATCAACCCTGGCCCTTTTACACCTATTGCCCGCCCCAGTCTAAAAATCACTGCCCTATCGTACTCCTGGATAATACGTATAGAGTTTAAAATCACAAGCAATAAAAAAATAACAAGAACAATTAACACGATACTTTCCATAAAACTATTCCTCCTTTTTGACAAACAATTGTAGAGACTTTTGTTTAACTACTTTAACTTTTTGTCCAACTTCAATGTCTTCGTCGCTAGATGCTGTCCAAATCTCTCCTTCTATCTCAATCTGTCCCGGGTTGTTTTTTGTTATTGGTTTTTTGCATACGCCTGTTTCTCCTACGAGATTTTCTGTTGTTTTAACGGGAGCTTTTTGTGCTTTTAAGCCAAGAATAACTACAAAAACAACAAAAACAAAAACTCCAATAAAAATGGGGCATACTACATACAAAAACAATGACGGCAAGCCATTAAAGCTTAAATACAAAAAATAAGTACCAATAATAAATGATGTTAGACCTACAAATGTAAAAATACCTCCGCTTGCAAAAAAAATTTCCAAAATTAAAAATGTAAATGATAAAAAAACTAATATCTCGCCTATATCTGCACTCATACTACACACTCGCGCAAGGCGTTTGATCACCTTGTAATTTCTTGATCGTATGTTCAATAGCTCCAAGCACTACGCTAATATTTTCAATAGCTGCTTTTGGGCTTCCTGGTACATTAATAATCAGACTGTTTTTGCGTGTGCCTACGCAGGCTCTAGATACAATAGCTGTGGACGTTTTCTCAAAACTCTTCAAGCGCATTACTTCTTCAAAACCAAAGAGTCTTTTTTCTATCAATTCTAGTGTAACATCTGGGGCAATGTCGCGCGGTGCAATGCCTGTTGAACCATTTGTTACTATTAAATCGATATTGTTGTCGCTCAGTTCTATAAGCTCTTTTTTGAGCATTTCTTTATCATCCGGGATCACTGTGTAGTATGCTAGATCCATATCGTTTAAATTCTTTTGGATAAAATCTATTAGTGCAGGCCCAGTCAAATCTTGTCTTTCTTTGCTATAGCCTTTGTCGGAAAGTGTAATAACAGCAAACTTCATGTTTTAGCCTCCTGCGCAATTTAAATCGTACGCTTTAATTAAACTCGGAAATTTTTCTCTAACATTTTTAGCATACTCAGGATCAATTGAAATAGTTTTGATAGTGGTTTGATTATAAGCGCTACTCAGCAATGTACCGTTTGGATCATAAACACTTGAGTGACCAGCACATATCCATTTGCCAGACTTATCGTTTGCATTGCATGTTGCTACAAACGCTTGGTTTTCAATAGCTCTAGCTGCAGAAAGCTTTCGCCATGCGTTTAGTCTTTCAACAGGCCAAATAGCGCTTACCAGCAACACTTCTGCGCCTTTAAGCGCTGCTTTTCTTAAAATCTCTGGAAATCTCAGCTCAAAGCATATACAAACACCAAACTTTATTCCAAACAAATCAAATGTGTTTTCCTGATTCTTATTGCCTGGACAAAAATAATCATCTTCTTTGGTTACTTCAAAAAGCTTTACCTTAGAATACTTAAGCATTACCTTCTTTTCATACAAACAATAAAATGTGTTAAAGATTTCATCATTAATATTTTCCAAAAATGTTCCGCAGATTGCAATATCAGCAGATTTTTCTAGCAATTTGTTGATATACTCTGGCATCTTTTTTGATAGATTTTGTAGGTTTGGGTAATCAAAACCAGATAAAAATAGCTCTGGAAATAGTACAATCCTGCTGTCAGCACTGCATGCTTTTTCTATCATACCCAAAGAAGTTTCAAAGTTCTTTTCAACATCACCTTCATGCACCTGCATCTGAGCTATACTGATCTTCATATCACCCTCGCAAAAGAAAATTTTCTTTGCCATTTATGCTCTACCATTTTAAGTAATCCATCATTAAGTGGGTAGCCTAGATTCAAAAGCTCATACACATCCCTTTGGGCTTTTTCTAAAAGTTCTCTATCTTTGAGTATATCAGCAAACTCTAAATCTGGCAAACCATGTTGCCTTGTGCTGTAAATCTCGCCGCTTCCGCGCAAAATTAAATCCTGCTTTGCTATCTCAAAACCATCAGTTGTAGAAATCAAAACATCTATACGTCTTTTTGCCAAAGAAGATATTTTGTCTTTTGTTACTAAATAGCAAAACGAATCTAAATCACTTCTTCCGACTCTTCCTCTTAGCTGGTGCAGCTGCGCAAGGCCGTAATTTTCTGCGTTTTCGATAATTATGATTGTAGCGTTTGGGTTATCTATGCCTACCTCAATAACGGTTGTGCTCATTAAACAATCAATTTTCCCCCTTACGAAATCGTGAAAAATTTTGGTTTTTTCTGCACTTTTTACATTTGAGTGCAAAAACGCACAATCAAACTCATTAAAATATCTCTTTTTAACATCTTCAAAACTGCCCATCAAAGAGTCAAAATCCGTTTTTGATTCAGAATCATCAATAAGTGCAAATACTACATAAACTTGGTGTTTCTTTAGTATTTCTTCTCTTGCATGCAAAAAAGCCTTCTCTTCCTGGCTTTTGTATAAGTGAATTGTCGATATGGCTTTTCGATTTTTTGGCATGGAGCGTATTTCAACTACTTTTGTTTTGCCATAAATTGCAAAAGCTAAGCTTCTTGGTATCGGCGTTGCGCTCATAATCAAACAGTAAACACTTTTACCCTTATTAGATATCATTTTCCTTTGATCAACACCAAATCGATGCTGCTCGTCAATAACCAGAAAACCCAGATTATTGAACTCCAGCTTTTCATTTAGCAAAGCATGAGTTCCCACCAGGCAGTGAATTTTAAAATCTTTAACTGCCTGAAAAATTTCATTTTTTTTCTTTGTTGTGTTTATGAGTAGTTCTACCTTAAACCCCTCATTCTCTAGAAACCTTTTTGCAACCGCATATGTTTGCTCTGCAAGACTAGTAGTAGGTGACATTATACAAACTTGATAG
This window harbors:
- a CDS encoding bifunctional 3,4-dihydroxy-2-butanone-4-phosphate synthase/GTP cyclohydrolase II is translated as MEDNKNLPASLNSCFCTTQEAIEEIKSGRMIILVDDEDRENEGDLAIAAQFATQEAINFMAKYARGLICFPAEKQILDRLDLDLMVESEDPFRTAFTVSIDAKYGTTTGISAADRALTIQTAIKPGAKPEDFVKPGHVFPLIAKKGGVLVRTGHTEGSVDLAKMAGLIPAAAICEIMNEDGTMARTEQLIGFAKQHNIKIATIADIIEYRMRTEKLVKRQASAHLPTKYGDFEIVVYTNSIDNYEHVALVKGHISPDEPVLVRVHSSCLTGDILGSLRCDCGDQLHTAMKMVERAGKGVVIYMQQEGRGIGLSNKIKAYKLQDEGYDTVEANEKLGFKADLRNYGIGAQMLVDLGVRKMRLMTNNPKKIVALRGYGLEVVERVPIEIEPNDVNRCYLSVKKTKMGHILNNV
- the pyrF gene encoding orotidine-5'-phosphate decarboxylase, whose amino-acid sequence is MKDRLIVALDVDTFEQACSIVDELGDEVLTYKIGLAPFIGYGFKIIDYIKSKNKRFFLDLKFFDIPNTVELAVYQACMLGASMLSLHTIGTKLMIEAAIAGKKRFEDQTGKAGPILLGITILTSMDEDSLESGMFIKKPLGETILGLAKNAYDAGLRGFVASPNEAKLLKDSFDDVVVVTPGIRMGDSKDDQKRSNTPRFAIENKADYIVVGRPIIKAQNPKQAVIECIKNMKGEM
- the ribE gene encoding 6,7-dimethyl-8-ribityllumazine synthase, with the translated sequence MKYIEGLLSAKGKKIAIIVSRFNSFISDKLLEGALDAIVRNDGSKDNITVYKVPGAFEIPILLSKLVDKDFDGILCLGAIIRGATPHFDFIAQETTKGIAQVAQKAKMPVSYGVLTTDTIDQAIERAGTKMGNKGFDAAVALLEMMSLFEAI
- a CDS encoding transcription antitermination factor NusB, translated to MSRRAVRSEAMKFIYAKTLNDSFTLGEFLFSLTKIKNPKEKEDLELLVQSIIRVEDKIENFIKQCSEEYEKLNHLDISILKVGAFELLYSNLPKSIVINEAVEIAKEYGDDVSKAIVNAILDCIGAHYER
- a CDS encoding undecaprenyl-diphosphate phosphatase, translating into MSIFHAIILGIVEGILEFLPVSAAGNLTLVGKAIGIPSSDFIKIYEIVMQLGAVFAVLILYTKRLLIDHQTLKKVIYAFIPTGILGLIVYKPVKHYLLYNDKITVISLIIGGIIIIAVELSKKKPTINSIDQLSVKKAILLGFIQALAFIPGVSRSGATIVGGILLGMDRKTSVEFSFLLAIPTILSAGGYALFKDHAQITHSDFMAMGVSFVTALIFAIISVKTFLHFISSNNLMVFGFYRIIVGAVYLIFA
- a CDS encoding metal-dependent hydrolase, with the protein product MQLTYLGHSAVLAKGSVSVIVDPFLTGNPQATVKPSDVKVDYILLTHGHSDHIGDALEIAKNNQATIIAPFELAIYCQQKGAQKVNPMYIGGFRRFSDSFCVKLTIAHHGSSVIEGDKIIYTGNPCGFVVELDGKRFYHSGDTGLFLDMQLIGENGLDLAILPIGDNFTMGIKDAAKAVEFLKPKKVLPIHYNTWDIISADPQEFKNAVKTSCEVVILKPNETLNL
- the pyrE gene encoding orotate phosphoribosyltransferase translates to MLTQEGALDIYKQCGAYLEGHFKLTSGLHSKYYLQSALVLQYPNFAEKLCASIAEHFKDKQIDVVIGPAMGAILVSYEVARHLGARSVFAERVDNVLTMKRNFFIDKKERVLVVEDVVTTGKSVYETIDVAKQYSSNIVGIGALVDRGGGFKTDLDYFPLIKLNIVNYEPQNCPLCKENIPLVKPGSRKI
- a CDS encoding riboflavin synthase codes for the protein MFTGIVEEVGHVKSIREKSGGLSILIESKNILDDLKVGDSIAVNGACLTCTKLESFGFWADLSKETLDTTNLKFASVGEYLNLERALRLSDRLSGHIVLGHVDCTARLLSIKNTGEFYILRVELARDIKNYVILKGSVCIDGVSLTIASLAESYFEIAVIPHTFENTALKFRKSAYKLNIEADYFGKYIENYLKNLKEVK